The genomic window CTGTTGATTAATGATAATGAAATGAATTAGAAACAGAATCAAGGTAAGATATTGATTCTGTGACAGAAACAAGCCAAGACTTATCCCAAGCCTTCGATTTAGCCAAACAAATTTTAAGACATAAAAAATCAGTCAGAATATCTCTAGCTAAATTTCTTTCTAAATTATATAATCTTCCTGTAAAACCAGAAGATTTACAATGATAGAAATAGAAACCTTATTTTATCAAATTGATGATTTTTGTCAAGCCTTTTCTCCAATTTTTGAGTCTCATCTTCTTCCCCATAAAGTTGTAAAAAGAAAAAGAAAATATAAATTATCTTTAAGTGAAGTAGCTACAATAGTCGTTTATTTCCATTGTTCAGGCTATCGAAATTTTAAAGATTACTACGTTAAGTATGTCTTAAAACATTTTCAATTAGAATTTCCAAAATTAGTTAGTTATAATAGATTTGTTGAATTAATTCCATCAGTTTTAATGCCTCTTATACTGTATCTTAACACAAGAAAAGGAGAAGTAACAGGAATTAGTTTTATTGATTCTACAAGATTACCTATTTGTTCCAATAACCGAGCCACTCGGAACAAAGTTTTTGAAGGGTTAGCTAACTGGGGAAAAAGCTCAACTGGTTGGTTTTTCGGCTTTAAGTTGCATTTAATTATTAATGATAAAGCGGATGCGACCCAACCGCCGTTGTACGGCGATTGGAACGCGCACCAAGAAGGCGAACTTTTATCTTTCCAAGTAACTCCAGGTAATGTGGATGATAGAGTTCCAGTTAAAGATTTAGTTGAGGAACTTTTTGGAAAACTATATGGTGATAAAGGTTACATTTCTTCTCCTTTATTTCAGAAGCTTTTTGAGAAAGGAATCAAATTTATTACTCCTTTTAGGAAGAAAATGAAAAACCGTTTATTACCCATGATTGATAAAATCATGTTGAGGAAACGTTCTTTAATTGAAACCGTTAATGACCAACTTAAAAATATTTCCCAAATTTCTCATTCAAGACATAGAAGTGTTTTGAACTTTATGGTTAATATCATCGCTGGTTTAATTGCTTATACACATCAAGAGAAAAAGCCATCTCTTAATCTTGATCATGAGGAATATACTTACCTTCCCAGCATGTTAACTCCTTCTGAAAGTCTCTTATTTTGAAATAGTCACTTAATCAAGTGGATTGATTTTAGCCAGTATTTGAAAATGCTAACTGGCTTGAATTATCGTGTTTATTTTTCTTAAGATGCTATTTCTTTTTTTGGAGATTTGCGGTTCTTCCTTACATCGAACTCAGGTTAATAATCTCACTTGGAAATACAACCTATGATTTCAAAAAAAAAACGGCAGAAGGGCGAAACTTCTACCGTTGCTTGAGGGTTAAATCTTAATAGTTACGAGTCAGTCGCTTTCGCTAAAACGGGTTGGGTATCACCAGAAACCACTTTAACTTTGCCGTCTTCGCCGATATCAACGACAGCGACATCGCCTTCGCCAACTCGTCCGGAGAGAATTTCCTCTGCAAGAACATCCTCTAGAAGACGCATAATAGCACGACGTAAGGGTCTTGCACCATAAGCAGGGTTATACCCTTCTTCTACCAAGCGTTCCTTGAATTTATCAGTAACTTGCAAGGTAATCTCTTTCTCAGTTAACCGTGCAAATACTTCTTTGAGGAGAATCTCGGAAATTTGCTTGACCTCTTCCTTATTCAACTGACGGAAGACGATAATTTCATCGAGTCGGTTGAGGAACTCAGGTCGGAAGTATTGCTTCAATTCTTCATTAACCAGGTTACGAATACGGTTGTACTGTGCCTCATTTTGGTCATCTTCAAACTCAAATCCAAGACCACCGCCACCTTTCTCAATGACCTTAGAACCAATGTTAGAGGTCATAATCAATAAGGTATTCTTAAAGTCCACAGTACGCCCTTTAGCGTCCGTTAAACGACCGTCTTCTAAGATTTGCAGAAGCATATTGAAGACATCAGGGTGTGCTTTTTCAATTTCATCGAATAGCACAACAGTATAGGGACGACGGCGAACCGCCTCGGTCAGTTGTCCTCCTTCGTTATAGCCCACATATCCTGGAGGAGAACCAATTAACTTAGACACCGTATGGCGTTCCATGTATTCGGACATATCCAGACGAATCATGGCTTCTTCTGACCCAAAGAAATAGGTCGCCAATGCTTTGGTTAACTCAGTTTTACCAACACCAGTCGGTCCAGAGAAGACGAAACTAGCAATAGGACGGTTGGGGTTCTTTAAGCCAACCCTTGCCCGACGAATCGCTCTCGAAACCGCTTTAACCGCATCTTCTTGACCGATTAAACGTTGATGTAGGGTGTCTTCCATGTGTAGAAGTTTCTCGGATTCTGTTTCCGTCAACTTGTTCACAGGAACCCCAGTCCAAGAAGCCACAATGTGGGCGATTTCTTCGGAATCTACAAAAGGCTCGTCATTTTCTCCTTCTCCTTTTTTAGCAGAGGAAATAGAACGAATTTGCTCCTTAATATCCATTTCTTGATCTCGCAATTCTCCAGCGCGATCAAAGTCTTGGGAGCGAACTGCGTCATCTTTTTGCTTCAAGATGGTGCGTAGTTCTTTGTCTAATTCCTTGGCGGCAGGAGGCAGTTGAGAATTGATTAAGCGTACCCGTGATCCTGCTTCGTCAATAAGATCGATCGCCTTATCAGGGAGATAACGGTCAGAAATGTAACGATCTGACAGTTTGGCCGCTGCTTCTAGAGCCTCATCTAAGATTTTCAGCTTATGATGCTGCTCGTAGCGTTCTCTGAGTCCGTAGAGAATTTCGATGGTTTCTTCTACAGAAGGTTCACCCACCATCACGGGTTGGAAACGACGTTCTAAGGCTGCATCCCGTTCGATGTGTTTACGGTATTCATCTAGGGTTGTCGCCCCAATACATTGTAATTCGCCCCGTGCTAAGGCTGGTTTGAGAATATTGGCAGCGTCGATCGCTCCTTCGGCTGCACCGGCACCGATGAGGGTATGAACTTCGTCAATAACCAGGATGACGTTTCCTGCTTGACGAATTTCGTCCATAATCTTCTTGAGTCGTTCTTCAAATTCTCCACGGTACTTGGTTCCTGCCACCAATAGACCGATATCGAGGGTAACGACTCGTTTTTCTTCGAGGATATCAGGAATATCCTTGTTAGCGATGCGTTGGGCTAACCCTTCTGCGATCGCTGTTTTACCAACACCGGGTTCTCCGATGAGAACGGGGTTGTTTTTGGTACGACGACCGAGAATTTGGATCACCCGTTCAATTTCTTTTTGTCGTCCCACAACGGGATCAAGTTGTCCATCTGCGGCCAACTGGGTTAAATTGGAACCGAATTCGTCTAAGGTAGGGGTTTTGGTTCTGCCCGGTGTACCACCGCCGGCGGCCACCTCTGCGGTTTCCCCTAATTGGCGAATGACCTGGGTTCTGACTTTGGAGAGGTCGACACCGAGATTTTCGAGAACTCTGGCCGCTACGCCCTCCCCTTCTCTAATTAAACCTAAGAGAAGGTGTTCAGTACCGATATAGTTGTGTCCTAATTGTCTAGCTTCCTCTAAGGAGAGTTCTAGAACTCGTTTTGCTCTTGGGGTAAAAGGAATTTCAACGGCGACAAACCCTGAACCGCGGCCAATAATTTTCTCAACTTCAATCCGAGCATCTTTAAGGTTAACACCCATTGATTTGAGAACTTTGGCTGCAACTCCAGTTCCTTCACCGATGAGGCCAAGAAGAATTTGTTCGGTCCCAACGAAGTTGTGGCCGAGCCGACGAGCTTCTTCTTGCGCCAGCATTATTACCTTGATAGCTTTTTCTGTAAAGCGTTCAAACATATCTTTATTAATCCATCACCTGCTGCTTGCCCTTGTAAGCTGATTCTAACACAGCTTTTTTGTCATTATTATTAATGTAGGATTTTGTAGCATTAACTACTGTTTGTCGTTTTTTTGTTGAATTGTTGTGTCTTTGTTCCTCCATTAATAATATTCTAGGGTCAATTGTTTTTATGATTTTGACACAGAATTTTTGATTTGTTCGCTCAAATCATTAAGATTATCTAAATTTAACCGATAACTTAGGGGATGGGCAATGAGGCGAGCCGTACTATGAAATAGGGTTTCCACTTCCACTAGGCCATTTTCTTTGAGGGTGCGGCCTGTAGAGACTAAATCAACGATCGCTTCTGACATTCCGGTAATGGGTCCGAGTTCAACGGAACCGTAGAGGGGAATAATTTCTACTGGTAAGTCTAGCTGTTGAAAATAGGTTTTAGCACAGTTTACAAATTTTGAGGCAACTTTTCCATTGGGGGGTAATTCTGCAGGGGTTTGGTAGGGACTGGTTTTGGGAACGGCCACGGACATTCGGCAACCGCCAAAGTTTAAGTCAGCAAGATGGGCAACGTCTGGGCTTTTTTCTAATAGTAAGTCGTAACCGACTATGCCGAGTTGTGCCTGTCCATATTCGACGTAAACTGGTACATCGGTCGCTCTAACTAATAAGCCTTGGGCAGTATTAGTGGGATCAATTATTTGTAATTGACGATTTTTGGAGTCTAAAAAGGAACTAAAATCTAATCCAATACGTTTAAAGAGTTCGATGGAATCTGATAATAATGCCCCTTTGGGTAATGCAATGGTAATCATTATTGATACTTTTTAGGAATATTTTTTATTTTATAGTAGTTTCTAGATTGACTCAAGGGTTTATTCGGCTTTCTTATCAACAAAGAAACAGAGAAAACACTATCAAATTATTTCTAAAATTTTTTGTTTATGTCTAAACTCCAGTCATAATAAACTCTAGCTTAATTTAACTTCATTTAATTTAATTATGAAATTAAACTTAGTAAAATTTATGAATAAATTAATTTTAATTTTATTTAATTGGGAAGCCAATTTTTAGCTAGAAGTTTTTCTAATAAATAACAACATTTTTCAGGCGAGATAGATTGATTTAATCCTGTTTTCTCAGTAACAATAAAAACAGCATCTTGATAAATACTTTCTAATTCTTCAGAAAGATAGTTTTTTAGATTCGTTATATTGATCATCTTCACAATTAGTAACCATCATAAAAACAGCAAGAAAAACTCTGAACTCTTAGATCAATTTTCGTCTCAATTGATCCAAAGCCGTACAACTGCTTAAATAACGAATAATGTCCCGACTGCGATCGCCAAAGGTACATTCGACACTCTCAACGTTACCGTCAGGATCTGCAATACCAATATAAACCAACCCCACCGGTTTAATGTCCGTTCCCCCACCCGGTCCTGCAATACCGGTAATACTCATCCCCCAGTCAGTTTCTAACCGCTTTTTAATCCCTAACGCCATCTGTTGCGCTACAATATCACTGACTGCCCCGTGATGGTCTAACGCCTCTGCACTGACTTCTAACAAAGACATTTTGACACAATTATCATAAGCGATAACCCCACCCCAAAAATAGTCCGAACTGCCGGCTATTTCAGTGAACATTGCCCCCAAACCGCCACCGGTGCAAGACTCAGCAACAGATACGGTTTGTTGTTTTTGCCGTAATAACTCCCCGACTACCTTCCCTAAAGTGTCGTCATCTTGCCCAAAATAGTCCTCTCCAGCAATTTTAATAATTTCTTGGGCAACCGGTTCAATAATAGCGTTTGCTTCCGTTTCAGAGGCAGTTTTTGCCGAAATGCGTAGACGAACTTCCCCCAAGGAAGCATAAGGGGCAACGGTGGGATTTGTCAAGTTAAAAAATCGATTAACTTTAGTGGCCAAAGAAGACTCACCAATGCCCCTAAAACGCAGCATTCTGCTGAAAATGACTTCTTTGCCCCAACCCTGGCTTTTCAGGTGAGGAACGGCTGTTTCTGACCACATCCGCTTCATTTCAGAAGGAACTCCAGGAAAGGTCATAATCGTAACATTGGGAATTGGTTCCCAGATGATGCCGGGGGCAGTTCCGGTGGGGTTGGGTAAAATGGTGGCACCTTTAGGAATTAAGGCTTGTTTACGGTTATTTTCGTTCATTTGCCGCCCTCTAGCCTTAAACTTATCTTGAATATCCTCAATAATTTCTGCTTTTTCTACGAGGGGACTATGGAAACATTGGGCAATGGTTTCCGTGGTCAAATCATCGGGAGTCGGTCCCAAACCCCCAGTAAACAGTAGAATAGAAGCCCGTTTACTCGCAATGGTAATCACTTCTCTGAGACGAGTAGGGTTATCTCCCACCACGGTTTGATAGTAATGGGGAATCCCTAAATTAGCTAATTCTTTGGCCAAAAATTGAACATTAGTATTAACAATGTCCCCTAATAAAAGTTCGGTACCAACGCAAATAATTTCTGCACTCATTCTCTATTAATCTGTCGGGTTCTTTAATAATTCTACGGCATCACGGCCATCGATTTCTTGTAAATAAACTTTAACTTGTTCATCGGAAGAGGTGGGCAATTTTTTCCCGATAAAATCAGGATGAATGGGTAATTCTCGATGGCCTCGATCAACTAATACTAATAAGCGGATCATTTTTGGTCTTCCATATTCAGTAACGGCATTTAACGCAGCACGAATGGTACGGCCTTTATAGATAACATCATCCACTAAAATAACGGTTTTTCCTGTGAGATCAATGGGAACTTTAGTTTTAGCCGGCGTTCGGGTTTTGATACGATCTAAATCATCTCGATAAAAGGTAACATCAATTGCTCCTACTGGCACTTTTATGTCTTCTAATAGTTCAATTTGTTGGGCTAACATATCAGCCAACGGAACCCCTCTGGTATGAATTCCTAGTAAGACAATATCAGATAAATTTCCTGATTTTTCGATCACTTGAGAGGCTAAACGAGTCATGACTCGTCGGATTTTTTCGGATGAGAGTATTTTTTTGGGCATGCTATTCCTTCTTTGATCATGATTGTGGTTATTTGAAAATCTCTAACTATGAATTGATCCGTTTTAGATATTAGACTTATGATAGATATAGACTGTTTTTCTGTCTAACTTTTTAAATAGGTATTGCTGAAAATAACAAGGAAATACATTAAAGGAAACTTAAAAAAATTACTAATTATTTCATCTTTTGTAAACCTTTTGTATTCTTCTTATAATAGATTAGACGAATTAATACCAAAAGAATTCTATGACAGCTACACTCTTCAAACCCGAAACCATAGAATCTTATTTAGGGGAAGAAGCAGACAGTCTTCTTAATCATCAAGCTAAGATTCCTCAATCTTTATTGCATTTACCTGGAGAGGATTTTGTAGATCGCATTTTTTCTCAAAGCGATCGCAACCCTCAAGTGTTACGCAGTCTCCAACAACTTTATTCTACAGGAAGATTAGCGAACACCGGTTATCTGTCTATTCTACCGGTAGACCAAGGCATCGAACATTCTGGGGCTGCTTCTTTTGCTCCCAACCCGGCTTATTTTGACCCTGAAAATATTATCAAATTAGCCCTAGAAGGGGGTTGTAACGCCGTGGCCACTACCCTAGGGGTATTAGGGATGATGTCTCGCAAATATGCTCATCGTATCCCCTTTTTAGTCAAGTTAAACCATAGTGAACTGTTAACCTATCCCAACAGTGCCGACCAAATTATGTTTGGTCAAGTTGAGCAAGCTTGGAACTTGGGCGCGGTAGCAGTGGGGGCCACCATTTATTTTGGTTCTCCTGAATCCAACCGTCAAATTCAAGAAGTGAGTAAAGCCTTTGCCAAAGCCCACGAATTAGGCATGGCTACAGTGTTATGGTGTTATTTGAGAAATAGTATTTTTAAACAAGATCAAGATTATCATTTAGCGGCCGATTTAACGGGGCAAGCGAACCATATCGGGGTAACTATCGAGGCTGATATTATTAAACAGAAACTCCCTCAATGTAACCGAGGTTATGAAGCGGTAGACAAAGCCAGTAATGGGAAATATGGCCGAACCGATGAAAAGGTTTACACTGAATTAACCAGTGACCATCCCATCGATTTAACCCGTTATCAAGTCTTAAATTGTTATGCCGGAAGAAGCGGTTTAATTAATTCTGGTGGTGCATCGGGAAAGAATGATTTTGCTGAAGCGATTCGTACCGCAGTCATTAATAAACGGGCTGGTGGTTGTGGTTTAATTTCTGGACGGAAAACCTTTCAACGGCCTCTAGAAGAAGGGGTTAAGCTCTTTCATCTCATTCAAGATGTTTATTTATCGTCTGAGATTACCATTGCTTAAACCAGTTATCAGTCATCAGTCATCAGTTAAATTTATGAGGGAACAGGGAATAGGGAATAGGGTTTTCTTTTAAATTTCTTATCCCTACACCCTACACCCCTATTAACCATTGGGTAAAAGCCCAACTTTGACATTTAAGCTTAAGGGTTTGCCATTGCGTTCAACTTCAACCGGAATGGTACTCCCTACCTGAATCTGTTCGACAGCTTTTTGAACTTCCGAGGGGGTTGCTAGGGGTTGTTGATTAATCGATTGAATCACGTCCCCTGCTTTTAACCCGGCTGCTGCTGCTGGAGAATTAGGAACAACGTTGACGATCAAAATGCCTGAGTCTGCATTAACGGTTAACCCTGCAGTTTGTTGTAATTTTTCTTTGATTTCTGGGGTAATTTCTACCATCTGAATACCCATGTAGGGGTGTTCGACAGTTCCTTTGGCAATTAATTGATCCGCAATTTCTTGGGCCCGATTAATGGGAATCGAAAAGCCAATCCCTTGGGCGTTTCGGAAGATAGCGGTATTCACGCCGATGACTTCCCCTCTCGCATTGAGAAGAGGCCCACCAGAATTACCAGGGTTAATAGCTGCATCGGTTTGGATAAAGTCAACCCGTTTATCTCCGACTCCCACTTGAGAACTGCGTCGTCCCGTGGCACTAATAATGCCTGTGGTGACAGTATTATCTAATCCCAAAGGATTACCAATGGCGATCGCCCATTCTCCGACGTTAAGGGTATCAGAGTTTCCCGCTTTAACGGTGGGTAAATTATCCGCTTCGATATCAATAACGGCAATATCCGTCACTGGGTCAGTTCCCAACACTCTCCCTGTAAAAGTTCGACCATCTTTTAAGGTAACGGTCACGTCTTGGCTTCCTGCCACCACATGGGCGTTGGTAAGGATTTTTCCATCATTACTGAGAATAAATCCCGAACCGGTTCCCCGTTGAATTTCTTCTTCGGGCATATTAGGGATTTGTGACCCGAAAAAGCGACGGAAAAAGGGATCGTTAAACATGGGGGGAACCTCTGTTTTAACGGTACGAGAGGCATCAATTCTCACCACCGCCGGGCCGACTTTTTGAACCACATCGGTGACAAAGTTTTCTGAGGTGATAGGAGGCAGAGAAGCCCATTCTTCAGGAATTTCAGTTTTGGCTGAAGGAGCGATAGTTTCTGTTTTTTCGCTAAACAGATTAGGATAACTGTAGGCGATGGTTCCGCCAATGCCCACTCCCATTCCTAAGAGGATCATGGAAACATAAGTTAGGGGTTTTTGCAAAATAGAACGGTGAGAATTTTTCATTTTAGTTGATGGATAAGACTGATTTAAACTATGATTTTTCATGGCTTGTTTTATTTATATTGTCAATAATAGGGAGAAAAAGTCAGTCCATGTGAGGAGTGAATGATGGGAAAACGGCTTTTGGACTGACATTTTTTACTATAAGAGGGAGATATGACAACTTCATGACACGGATATGACGTTTTTATGTCAACTCTAGGCAATAGGCAACAAGAAGTAGTGACATCTCTAGCAATCTTCCTTATTATAAACCATTCCTCAAAGCAGCTTGAATCCTACTCCTAACGCTTTCTCTCAAAAAGACGATAAAACGTTAAGCTGGTGTTACCGTAGGTTTTCTGTTGTACTCTTGTCAATCCCTTGATCTCGGTTGCTTGCCAAAATTTAGGATTATGTTCTACGGCGATTTCCCCTAATTCGTGTAATAGTTCGTGATTAACAATTAATTCTAAAACAGGTTGATAAAGTCTGCTTTGATAGGGAGGATCGAAATAAATCAGATCAAATTTTTTCCTGTCTAAAGTCTTTAAAACTTTTAAACTATCTCCTTTAATAACCTGAAAGTCTTGCTCGCCATGAGCTATTTTTTGCCAATTTTCCTTAATAATTTGACACGCTTTTCCATACTTTTCAATTCCCACGATAAAAGCTGCCTCACGACATAAAGCTTCTGCACCCATTGATCCATTGCCGGCACATAAATCTAACCAGTGACACCCGGCCACTTTCCCTTGCCAAATATTAAATAATGCTTCTCTAACCTTGGCTGAAGTGGGACGGGTTAAGTCTCCTGGTAATGTTTTCAATAATCGATTTCCATAAATTCTCATTACTTATTGACGATGAACCGTTTACTCTTGACCGTTATTTAACTTCTCTTCTAATTCTTGTAATTGCTCTTTTTGGGTTTCTAATTCTAGTTGACGACGGGTTAAATCAAGACTTTTTGCTGTAATTTCCTGTCGCCATTGTTCAACTTTTGCTTGTTCTTTTTGCACCCATTCAGGGGTAATTGCACCATCGGTTAAATAGGTTTTAACTAACCCCATTATCCAATCTTTTGCTTCTTTAACTTCTACAATTTCGTGATCATTTCCTAACTTGACTAATACCAAAACCCCATCCCCAAAACCTCTAGGAATTGTACAAGAAATGACCTTATTAGCTATCGTATCCCAAAGGTCTGGGGAGGTTTGGCGTGCCAGCAACAAAAGTTCCATCTCGCCTGAGTCGGGATTTTTTTTCACTTGGGCTAGGTGTAGCATAGTGGGTTACGGGGTTGGCGCGGTGGTAATCTTTATTATTGCAGACGCTTAAGACGTTCGCGTAAAATTTCGGCTTGTTTTTCGGCTTCTGCCAAAGAATCCCTCGCCCCTTGAACAACGGCTTCGGGGGCTTTATTGACAAAACCTGGGTTGTTGAGTCGACCTGAGAGAGATTTGATTTCGGCTTCGACTTTACCTAAATTTTTCTCTAATTTTGCCCGAAGACTAGCAATATCAACGACACCAGAGAGAGGAATGAGGGCTTGTATGGTTCCGACGACTCCAGCAACGACTTGTTCCGTTTGTTGTTCTAATTGAGATGTAATGGTTAAATTGTCGACTTTGCCTAAGTCTTGGATATATTTTCGACCCGATTCTAGGATAGTCCGTTCTTGCTCATTTTCACTCTGTAAGATCACCGAAACCTTAACTCCTGGTTTAATATCGGCTTCAGCGCGCATATTTCTCAGGGTACGGATGGTTTCAAACAGCAGGGTAAAGGAGTCTTCTAAGTCGGGGTTAATGAGGCTATTATTGACTGCTGGATAGGCTTGTAAGGCAATAAATTGATCGTTACTTTGGGTGAGGGTTTGCCAGATTTCTTCGGTAATATGGGGCATGAAAGGATGGAGTAGTTTGAGGGTGCCATCGAGGACATAAGCTAGAGTTTGTCTAGCAACCTCACGGGACGGGGTTTCGTCCCAAAGACGGGTTTTCACCAGTTCGATATACCAGTCACAAAAATCTCCCCAAATAAATTCATATAGC from Crocosphaera subtropica ATCC 51142 includes these protein-coding regions:
- the pyrR gene encoding bifunctional pyr operon transcriptional regulator/uracil phosphoribosyltransferase PyrR; protein product: MPKKILSSEKIRRVMTRLASQVIEKSGNLSDIVLLGIHTRGVPLADMLAQQIELLEDIKVPVGAIDVTFYRDDLDRIKTRTPAKTKVPIDLTGKTVILVDDVIYKGRTIRAALNAVTEYGRPKMIRLLVLVDRGHRELPIHPDFIGKKLPTSSDEQVKVYLQEIDGRDAVELLKNPTD
- a CDS encoding IS982 family transposase yields the protein MIEIETLFYQIDDFCQAFSPIFESHLLPHKVVKRKRKYKLSLSEVATIVVYFHCSGYRNFKDYYVKYVLKHFQLEFPKLVSYNRFVELIPSVLMPLILYLNTRKGEVTGISFIDSTRLPICSNNRATRNKVFEGLANWGKSSTGWFFGFKLHLIINDKADATQPPLYGDWNAHQEGELLSFQVTPGNVDDRVPVKDLVEELFGKLYGDKGYISSPLFQKLFEKGIKFITPFRKKMKNRLLPMIDKIMLRKRSLIETVNDQLKNISQISHSRHRSVLNFMVNIIAGLIAYTHQEKKPSLNLDHEEYTYLPSMLTPSESLLF
- a CDS encoding ATP-dependent Clp protease ATP-binding subunit; the protein is MFERFTEKAIKVIMLAQEEARRLGHNFVGTEQILLGLIGEGTGVAAKVLKSMGVNLKDARIEVEKIIGRGSGFVAVEIPFTPRAKRVLELSLEEARQLGHNYIGTEHLLLGLIREGEGVAARVLENLGVDLSKVRTQVIRQLGETAEVAAGGGTPGRTKTPTLDEFGSNLTQLAADGQLDPVVGRQKEIERVIQILGRRTKNNPVLIGEPGVGKTAIAEGLAQRIANKDIPDILEEKRVVTLDIGLLVAGTKYRGEFEERLKKIMDEIRQAGNVILVIDEVHTLIGAGAAEGAIDAANILKPALARGELQCIGATTLDEYRKHIERDAALERRFQPVMVGEPSVEETIEILYGLRERYEQHHKLKILDEALEAAAKLSDRYISDRYLPDKAIDLIDEAGSRVRLINSQLPPAAKELDKELRTILKQKDDAVRSQDFDRAGELRDQEMDIKEQIRSISSAKKGEGENDEPFVDSEEIAHIVASWTGVPVNKLTETESEKLLHMEDTLHQRLIGQEDAVKAVSRAIRRARVGLKNPNRPIASFVFSGPTGVGKTELTKALATYFFGSEEAMIRLDMSEYMERHTVSKLIGSPPGYVGYNEGGQLTEAVRRRPYTVVLFDEIEKAHPDVFNMLLQILEDGRLTDAKGRTVDFKNTLLIMTSNIGSKVIEKGGGGLGFEFEDDQNEAQYNRIRNLVNEELKQYFRPEFLNRLDEIIVFRQLNKEEVKQISEILLKEVFARLTEKEITLQVTDKFKERLVEEGYNPAYGARPLRRAIMRLLEDVLAEEILSGRVGEGDVAVVDIGEDGKVKVVSGDTQPVLAKATDS
- a CDS encoding DUF29 family protein, with the translated sequence MINITNLKNYLSEELESIYQDAVFIVTEKTGLNQSISPEKCCYLLEKLLAKNWLPN
- a CDS encoding HhoA/HhoB/HtrA family serine endopeptidase codes for the protein MKNHSLNQSYPSTKMKNSHRSILQKPLTYVSMILLGMGVGIGGTIAYSYPNLFSEKTETIAPSAKTEIPEEWASLPPITSENFVTDVVQKVGPAVVRIDASRTVKTEVPPMFNDPFFRRFFGSQIPNMPEEEIQRGTGSGFILSNDGKILTNAHVVAGSQDVTVTLKDGRTFTGRVLGTDPVTDIAVIDIEADNLPTVKAGNSDTLNVGEWAIAIGNPLGLDNTVTTGIISATGRRSSQVGVGDKRVDFIQTDAAINPGNSGGPLLNARGEVIGVNTAIFRNAQGIGFSIPINRAQEIADQLIAKGTVEHPYMGIQMVEITPEIKEKLQQTAGLTVNADSGILIVNVVPNSPAAAAGLKAGDVIQSINQQPLATPSEVQKAVEQIQVGSTIPVEVERNGKPLSLNVKVGLLPNG
- a CDS encoding competence/damage-inducible protein A; amino-acid sequence: MSAEIICVGTELLLGDIVNTNVQFLAKELANLGIPHYYQTVVGDNPTRLREVITIASKRASILLFTGGLGPTPDDLTTETIAQCFHSPLVEKAEIIEDIQDKFKARGRQMNENNRKQALIPKGATILPNPTGTAPGIIWEPIPNVTIMTFPGVPSEMKRMWSETAVPHLKSQGWGKEVIFSRMLRFRGIGESSLATKVNRFFNLTNPTVAPYASLGEVRLRISAKTASETEANAIIEPVAQEIIKIAGEDYFGQDDDTLGKVVGELLRQKQQTVSVAESCTGGGLGAMFTEIAGSSDYFWGGVIAYDNCVKMSLLEVSAEALDHHGAVSDIVAQQMALGIKKRLETDWGMSITGIAGPGGGTDIKPVGLVYIGIADPDGNVESVECTFGDRSRDIIRYLSSCTALDQLRRKLI
- the rsmD gene encoding 16S rRNA (guanine(966)-N(2))-methyltransferase RsmD, producing MRIYGNRLLKTLPGDLTRPTSAKVREALFNIWQGKVAGCHWLDLCAGNGSMGAEALCREAAFIVGIEKYGKACQIIKENWQKIAHGEQDFQVIKGDSLKVLKTLDRKKFDLIYFDPPYQSRLYQPVLELIVNHELLHELGEIAVEHNPKFWQATEIKGLTRVQQKTYGNTSLTFYRLFERKR
- a CDS encoding class I fructose-bisphosphate aldolase gives rise to the protein MTATLFKPETIESYLGEEADSLLNHQAKIPQSLLHLPGEDFVDRIFSQSDRNPQVLRSLQQLYSTGRLANTGYLSILPVDQGIEHSGAASFAPNPAYFDPENIIKLALEGGCNAVATTLGVLGMMSRKYAHRIPFLVKLNHSELLTYPNSADQIMFGQVEQAWNLGAVAVGATIYFGSPESNRQIQEVSKAFAKAHELGMATVLWCYLRNSIFKQDQDYHLAADLTGQANHIGVTIEADIIKQKLPQCNRGYEAVDKASNGKYGRTDEKVYTELTSDHPIDLTRYQVLNCYAGRSGLINSGGASGKNDFAEAIRTAVINKRAGGCGLISGRKTFQRPLEEGVKLFHLIQDVYLSSEITIA
- the hisG gene encoding ATP phosphoribosyltransferase, whose product is MITIALPKGALLSDSIELFKRIGLDFSSFLDSKNRQLQIIDPTNTAQGLLVRATDVPVYVEYGQAQLGIVGYDLLLEKSPDVAHLADLNFGGCRMSVAVPKTSPYQTPAELPPNGKVASKFVNCAKTYFQQLDLPVEIIPLYGSVELGPITGMSEAIVDLVSTGRTLKENGLVEVETLFHSTARLIAHPLSYRLNLDNLNDLSEQIKNSVSKS